A single Lolium perenne isolate Kyuss_39 chromosome 6, Kyuss_2.0, whole genome shotgun sequence DNA region contains:
- the LOC127309049 gene encoding E3 ubiquitin-protein ligase UPL3 encodes METRSRKRAAASSSSSASKRARPAPIPTAAPRTRRAATPMDPSPSSRRRAHKGKDPTDPTSTSAPHHHHHHVSDDDDDSDALPAPFPPSFTSASTALQGLLRRLGAGLDDLLPASAASSSGTSAQLKRILAGLQDSSNSSLQLSCLMQLCEMLSIGTEDSLAAFPVDAFVPLLVGLLGRPDHDDHAGASPDVMLLAARALANLVDVLPSACSSVVHYGAIPCFCARLLTIEYMDLAEQSLQALRKISLEHPTACLRAGALMAVLSYLDFFSTGVQRVALSTAANICRKLPSDASDFVMEAVPLLTNLLHHHDSKVLEHASVCLTRIAEAFAHHPDKLDELCNHGLVAQAATLVSISNSAGQTSLSTSTYTGLIRLLSTCASGSLLAAKTLLLLGISGTIKDILSGSGLVAGTSVAPALSRPADQMFEIVSLADDLLPHLPVGIITLPTHCRVFAKGSSTRKPATAKHDGAGSTENERSGHESLLREHPELLKQFGMDLLPVMTQVYGSSVNAPIRHKCLSIIGKLMCYSSAEMIQALLGTTNISSFLAGILAWKDPQVLIPALQIAEIMMEKLPETFSKLFVREGVVHAVEALICPESANTVPPQVPSQDKDGDSVMSSRPRRQRRRGVAAATESSLLDASNAASTSPCSAEAPVTSLRFEVSDRAKAFKEKYFPSDHGSSDAGVTDDLLKLRALSAKLNSATENVVTKAKGKSKASSASYFDISHDAEEQLDLIVTEMLSELSKANGVSTFEFVRSGVVAAFLNYLSCGTFGKERVSEANLPKLRQQALRRYKLFISVALSVDHGRSETPLALLVQKLQSALCSLERFPVVLSQSSRIGTGGSRLTSGLGALAQPFKLRLCRAQGEKSLRDYSSNIVLIDPFASLAAVEEFLWPRVQRSEAASKPIIVCANNSESGAPGATDGASTPASAQSVRRPTTRSKSSAASSGTSNKETLEESTSAAKGKGKAVVKPSSAEPKGPNTRNSTRRKAASEKDLDMKQTHGDSSSEDEELDTSHIELDDALMIDDDDDISEDEDDDHEVLQEGSLPICVEDGVHDVKLGDADVSNVGSASDSQAQPSSGSSARNIISRGTNAAEFRSASAFGSQGAMSFVAATMAGLTSAGGRGVRGSRDRRGLSLGGSINERNKLVFMAGGKQLSKNLTVYQAIQRQLMLDEDDEERFNGSDLPNDGNRFWGDVFTITYQKADGQPEKGPQGGSTSLHAKSESYRSTSEAHKLSLLDSILQGELPCDLEKTNSTYNILALLRVLEGLNQLSPRLRALAASDEFAEGKIATLDELYETGTKVPSEEFVNSKLTPKLARQMQDVLALCSGSLPSWCYQMAKACPFLFPFETRRQYFHSTAFGLSRALNRLQQQQGDNQNSGSEREVRFGRLQRQKVRVSRNRILDSAAKVMEMFSSQRAVLEVEYFGEVGTGLGPTLEFYTLLGHELQSARLGLWRSSSPSDSEMEIDRNGVIHLDSSDDDLPAKELSSDEGRQLIQAPLGLFPRPWPSNVDASEGSRLFKVIEYFRLVGRVVAKVLQDGRLLDLPLSTAFYKLALGQELDLFDIISFDAELGKTLQELQVLVERKRFLESTSGKNQLEAEDLRFRGARIEDLCLDFTLPGYPDYVLKEGEQNTIVNIHNLEEYVDLVVNATVKSGIMKQVEAFRSGFSQVFDISSLQIFSPQELDYLICGRQEIWEPESLVDNIKFDHGYTAKSPAILNLLEIMAEFTPDQQHAFCQFVTGASRLPTGGLAALSPKLTIVRKHPSSGVSTTNTTGITDAADDDLPSVMTCANYLKLPPYSTKEVMHKKLLYAILEGRGSFDLS; translated from the exons ATGGAAACACGCAGccgcaagcgcgccgccgcctcctcctcctcgtcggcctcCAAGCGCGCACGCCCGGCCCCCATCCCCACCGCCGCTCCCCGCACCCGCCGTGCAGCGACACCCATGGACCCGTCCCCGTCCTCCCGCCGCCGCGCCCACAAGGGAAAGGACCCCACGGACCCGACCTCCACCTCCGccccgcaccaccaccaccaccacgtctccgacgacgacgacgactccgacGCCCTCCCGGCCCCCTTCCCGCCCTCCTTCACCTCCGCCAGCACGGCCCTCCAGGGCCTGCTCCGCCGCCTCGGCGCGGGCCTCGACGACCTCCTGCcagcctccgccgcctcctcctccggcacCTCCGCCCAGCTCAAGCGGATCCTCGCCGGCCTGCAGGACTCCTCCAACTCCTCGCTCCAGCTCTCCTGCCTCATGCAGCTCTGCGAGATGCTCTCCATCGGCACCGAGGACTCCCTCGCCGCCTTCCCCGTCGACGCCTTCGTGCCGCTCCTCGTCGGCCTGCTGGGgcgccccgaccacgacgaccacGCAGGGGCCAGCCCCGACGTCATGCTGCTGGCGGCGCGTGCGCTGGCAAACCTCGTGGATGTCCTACCGTCCGCGTGCTCATCCGTCGTGCACTACGGGGCCATACCCTGCTTCTGCGCGCGGCTGCTCACCATCGAGTACATGGACCTAGCGGAGCAG TctctgcaagctcttaggaagatCTCCCTGGAGCATCCTACTGCCTGTTTGAGAGCTGGTGCACTAATGGCTGTCCTCTCCTACCTTGATTTCTTCTCCACTGGTGTTCAG AGGGTAGCATTGTCTACTGCTGCTAATATCTGCAGGAAGCTGCCATCCGATGCGTCCGACTTTGTCATGGAAGCCGTGCCGTTGCTCACTAATCTCCTACACCACCACGACTCTAAG GTACTAGAGCATGCTTCTGTTTGTTTAACACGCATTGCCGAGGCTTTTGCTCACCATCCAGACAAGCTGGATGAGTTGTGCAATCATGGGCTGGTCGCTCAAGCAGCTACTTTGGTTTCCATCAGCAACTCCGCAGGCCAGACATCCTTGAGTACATCCACATATACG GGTTTAATCCGTCTTCTCTCAACATGTGCAAGTGGGTCGTTGTTGGCAGCCAAAACACTCCTTCTGCTTGGTATTAGTGGCACTATTAAAGATATTCTTTCAGGGTCTGGTTTGGTTGCTGGAACATCTGTTGCCCCAGCTTTGTCGAGGCCTGCTGATCAG ATGTTTGAGATCGTGAGCCTTGCTGATGATTTGCTCCCGCATTTGCCTGTGGGGATAATTACTTTACCAACACATTGCCGTGTATTTGCTAAAGGCTCTTCTACAAGGAAACCTGCCACAGCCAAACATGATGGGGCTGGTTCAACAGAAAATGAAAGGTCAGGTCATGAGAGTCTATTGCGTGAGCACCCCGAACTTCTAAAACAGTTTGGTATGGACTTATTGCCCGTAATGACACAG GTGTATGGTTCAAGCGTAAATGCACCAATACGTCATAAGTGCTTATCTATCATTGGGAAATTAATGTGCTATAGCTCCGCTGAAATGATCCAGGCGCTCCTTGGCACGACAAACATATCCAG CTTCCTAGCAGGCATTCTTGCTTGGAAAGATCCACAGGTGCTGATCCCTGCTCTTCAGATAGCAGAAATTATGATGGAGAAACTCCCGGAGACATTCTCCAAGTTATTTGTGAGGGAAGGTGTTGTTCATGCTGTGGAGGCACTTATATGTCCGGAATCCGCAAATACAGTGCCTCCTCAAGTACCATCACAAGATAAGGATGGCGATTCTGTTATGTCGTCACGCCCTAGACGGCAACGCCGACGTGGGGTTGCTGCAGCGACAGAAAGCAGTTTGTTAGATGCATCAAACGCTGCTAGTACCTCACCATGCTCGGCAGAAGCTCCAGTCACGAGTCTCCGTTTTGAAGTAAGCGACCGTGCGAAGGCATTCAAAGAAAAATACTTCCCTTCTGACCATGGTTCCAGCGATGCTGGAGTCACCGACGACCTTCTTAAACTAAGAGCACTCTCCGCAAAGTTGAATTCTGCAACTGAAAATGTCGTAACGAAAGCAAAAGGGAAATCGAAGGCCTCGAGTGCTAGTTATTTTGACATTTCGCATGATGCGGAGGAACAACTAGACCTGATAGTAACTGAAATGCTCTCCGAGCTGAGCAAAGCTAATGGTGTTTCCACATTTGAGTTCGTCAGGAGCGGAGTTGTGGCTGCGTTTCTCAACTATCTGTCATGCGGGACATTTGGGAAAGAAAGGGTGTCTGAAGCTAACCTACCAAAGCTTCGCCAGCAGGCGCTTAGGCGATACAAGTTGTTCATATCCGTTGCCCTTTCTGTTGACCATGGAAGGAGTGAAACTCCGTTGGCACTTTTGGTCCAAAAACTGCAAAGCGCTTTGTGTTCACTGGAACGTTTCCCTGTTGTCCTCAGCCAGTCTAGCAGAATTGGTACTGGAGGCTCTCGTCTAACCTCAGGTCTTGGTGCTCTGGCTCAACCCTTCAAGTTGCGCCTGTGTCGAGCTCAAGGCGAAAAATCACTCCGAGATTATTCATCAAATATTGTACTTATTGATCCCTTTGCAAGTCTAGCAGCTGTTGAAGAATTCCTTTGGCCCAGAGTTCAGCGCAGTGAGGCTGCTTCGAAACCTATAATTGTTTGTGCAAATAATTCTGAATCTGGTGCACCTGGAGCTACTGATGGTGCATCAACACCTGCATCAGCTCAGTCTGTCCGGCGTCCAACGACAAGATCAAAGTCATCTGCTGCAAGTAGTGGTACATCTAATAAAGAGACTCTGGAGGAAAGCACTAGTGCTGCTAAAGGAAAAGGCAAAGCTGTTGTCAAACCGAGCTCAGCTGAACCGAAGGGACCCAACACAAGGAATTCTACCCGCAGAAAAGCTGCTTCAGAGAAAGATTTGGACATGAAGCAAACACATGGTGACAGTAGTTCTGAG GATGAGGAGCTGGACACATCTCATATTGAGCTTGACGATGCTTTAATgattgacgatgatgatgacatttccgaggatgaagatgatgatcaTGAG GTTCTCCAAGAGGGTTCTCTTCCTATTTGCGTTGAAGATGGGGTGCATGATGTGAAACTGGGTGACGCTGATGTCTCTAATGTTGGTTCTGCAAGTGATAGCCAGGCACAGCCGTCATCTGGTTCCAGTGCTCGAAACATTATCAGTAGGGGAACAAATGCCGCTGAATTTCGAAGTGCAAGTGCCTTTGGATCTCAAGGTGCGATGTCATTTGTTGCTGCGACAATGGCTGGGCTTACTTCTGCTGGTGGTCGTGGTGTTAGAGGTAGTCGCGATCGGCGTGGCTTGTCACTTGGAGGTAGCATAAATGAGCGCAACAAACTTGTATTCATGGCTGGTGGGAAGCAGCTTAGCAAAAATTTGACTGTCTATCAAGCCATCCAGCGTCAACTGATGCTTGATGAGGACGATGAAGAAAGGTTTAATGGATCCGACTTACCGAATGATGGGAACCGCTTCTGGGGTGACGTGTTTACAATCACTTACCAGAAGGCTGATGGCCAACCTGAGAAGGGGCCCCAGGGTGGTTCCACCTCATTGCACGCAAAATCAGAATCTTACAGATCTACTTCTGAAGCACACAAGCTTTCCCTTCTCGATAGCATCTTACAAGGAGAACTTCCATGTGATTTGGAGAAAACAAACTCAACTTACAACATTCTAGCACTCTTACGTGTACTAGAGGGGCTGAATCAGTTATCCCCTCGTTTAAGAGCGCTGGCAGCATCCGATGAGTTTGCCGAGGGGAAGATTGCTACCCTGGATGAGCTATATGAAACTGGAACCAAGGTACCCTCGGAAGAGTTTGTCAATAGCAAGCTGACGCCGAAGCTTGCTCGGCAGATGCAGGATGTCCTTGCACTCTGCAGCGGCAGTTTACCTTCTTGGTGTTatcagatggcgaaagcctgtccCTTCCTGTTTCCTTTTGAAACGAGGAGGCAGTATTTCCACTCCACAGCTTTTGGCTTGTCCCGGGCGTTGAATCGGCTTCAGCAACAACAGGGTGATAACCAGAACTCTGGTAGCGAAAGAGAGGTCCGGTTTGGCAGGTTGCAACGCCAGAAAGTCCGTGTTTCCCGTAACCGTATTCTGGATTCTGCTGCAAAAGTTATGGAGATGTTCTCGAGTCAGAGAGCGGTTCTTGAGGTGGAGTACTTTGGTGAGGTTGGGACAGGACTGGGTCCTACTTTGGAGTTTTACACACTCTTGGGCCATGAACTACAAAGTGCTCGGTTGGGATTATGGAGATCAAGTTCACCTTCCGATTCAGAAATGGAAATCGATAGAAACGGTGTGATCCATCTGGATTCTTCTGATGATGATTTGCCTGCAAAAGAACTCAGCTCTGATGAAGGCAGGCAACTGATACAAGCTCCTCTTGGATTATTTCCTCGACCTTGGCCATCTAATGTTGATGCCTCAGAGGGTAGCAGATTATTCAAAGTCATCGAGTATTTCCGCTTGGTTGGTCGAGTTGTGGCAAAAGTCTTGCAAGATGGAAGGCTTTTGGATTTGCCTTTATCCACAGCTTTTTATAAGCTCGCACTTGGACAA GAGCTTGATTTGTTTGACATCATCTCGTTTGATGCCGAGCTTGGAAAGACACTGCAAGAACTGCAAGTTCTTGTTGAGCGTAAGAGGTTCCTTGAATCCACTTCTGGCAAGAATCAGCTGGAAGCTGAAGACTTGCGTTTCCGTGGAGCTCGTATCGAAGACCTGTGTTTAGATTTTACCCTTCCAGGCTATCCTGATTATGTTCTTAAAGAAGGCGAGCAAAACACAATT GTTAATATCCACAACCTGGAAGAGTATGTTGATTTAGTAGTTAATGCAACGGTGAAGTCAGGGATAATGAAGCAGGTAGAAGCTTTCAGATCAGGATTTAGCCAG GTCTTTGATATATCATCCCTCCAAATATTTTCACCTCAAGAGCTTGACTATCTAATATGCGGTCGTCAAGAAATTTGGGAG ccggaatcactggtggatAACATAAAGTTTGATCATGGGTATACTGCTAAAAGTCCTGCAATCTTAAAT CTACTTGAGATCATGGCGGAATTTACCCCTGATCAGCAGCATGCGTTCTGCCAGTTTGTAACCGGTGCTTCTCGGCTTCCAACTGGTGGCTTAGCTGCCCTTAGTCCCAAGCTTACTATAGTTCGAAAG CACCCCTCGAGTGGCGTCAGTACCACAAATACAACCGGGATCACAGATGCTGCAGATGATGATTTGCCCAGTGTCATGACGTGTGCCAATTATCTTAAACTACCCCCGTATTCCACAAAA GAAGTTATGCACAAGAAGCTGCTCTACGCCATCCTAGAAGGCCGCGGATCTTTTGATCTATCGTGA